The region TGTAGCCGAGTGGCTGGTTAAACCAGGCGACGAGGTGGTCGAGGGCCAGCCCCTGGTGACCCTTGAGGATCGGGCCGGGACCATCTACACTGTCGTCGCTCCCCGTGACGGTATCGTGTCCACCTTCATGGCCGAGGAACGGGACAGAGTCTATTACGGCGACACTTTAGGATATGTATTAGAGGTAGCCGAATAGGACGCGGAGACCCGCCTTCGCTAACGCCCACCGACCAGCTTCGGCGTGGCAAGCACGGAGACCCGCCTTCGCTAACGCCCACCGACCAGCTTCGGCGTGGCAAGCACGGGGACCCGCCTTCGCTAACGCCCACCGACCAGCTTCGGCGTGGCAAGCACGGAGACGCGGGTAAAAAAGGTATGGGAGTAAGGGCGTAAGGGGGTAGGGGGGAGAACGCGGCCGCAAGGGACGGGCTCACGTATCGGGGAAATGTAGCGATTGTCATTGCGAACCGTAACTGGGTGAAGCAATCTCGGTAAACATGAGATCGCGTCGGCACAGGTAACAGCCTCGCGATGACATTTACAGTAACCTTGGACTTTGGATTTTGGATTAATTTTACCGTAGGAAAAATTATTACTGGAGGAAAATTATGAAACGTCGCTATATCGCACCGAAAGTCGTTGGTTCCTCTTCCGTTCACCCCTGCTAAGGGTGTGAGACTAAAAAACTCAAAATAACAGCGGCTTAACGCCGCTGTACCCGCTTGTGGAAAGGGCCCTTCGGGGCCCTTTGCTATGCCGTATGGCCCAAGAGCCCGGGTTTAACCGCCAAGCACGCCCTTCGACAGGCTCAGGGCAGGCCAAGAACGCCAAGGGGAGACTAGGATCCAGACACAGAGAACCTCACAAAAACAGCAGCTAAAACATGTTGATAGAGAAGGGTTTTTCTTGCCGTATGGCCCAAGAGCCCGGAAGTAACCTTGGAGATGCAGGGTCATATGACGGAGTTTGTACCCTGAATTCAGTTTATGGTTTTTCTTGGCGTTCCTGGCGGCTTAAGCGACTGACCTGTCCGCCGTAGCTTCAGCGAAGGGGGAAAGGAGCGGGCGTGAGATATGGCGTTGTAGCGCTGGAACGCTGAAGGGAAGGTTTTCGGGAAAGGTGCCCTGACACCAGTTATTGACTAAATTAATAGCGCATGCAACTTGATGCTGGATTAATACGTAATATGTTATTGTCATGACCATGAAAATCGTTCAGAAGACAGGAAATGCAGGGAAATTATTCAGACAATTGTCGGTAATAATAGCCGCAGGTGTTTTTCTGGCTGCTTTTCACCTGCCGATAACCGTCCAGGCTGCTCCTCCGGCTCGTCCTTAACTTGGCGACCCCCTGGCAGGAAAGCGCCCTCCAAGCCTTGACAAGCCCGTCCGGAAACCCAACCGGGGTAAGGGAAAGATCAAACCAGTCAGCCCTGGTCGGGGAGGTGTCGGGATCATGCCCTTGAGCGCGGTCCCGATCCCCGGCTACGGATCCAGTACCCGGATAAAACCCCTTTTCCTTCTCCTGTCCTTTTCCGATAACGCCTTTTCATCCACCAATATCTCAAACTATCCCGCCTTTATCTTTTCAGACACTCCCGGGGTGATCGACAATACACTGGCCGATTATTACCGTGAGGTTTCTGGTGGAAAGCTTGTCATCGCCGGCGACAGCAGCAGCATCTTTACTATCGATATGGCCGCTGGTGCCAGGTCCTACGAGTATTACATCAACAACAATGCCGGTCTCGGGCGATACAAGGAGATGGTAACAGACGCCCTGGACCTGGCAGACACCGTCATAGACTATTCCCTCTTCGATAACGACGGTCCGGATGGGATTCCGGGCGGCATCGACGATGACGGTGTCGTAGATGCCCTGGTCGTCGTCCACGCAGGGCCTGCCGCTGAATACTTTGGTACACCTGAATATTACGATCACATGATCAGTCACTACGATTCCTTCGGGACCGATTGGGTGAGCGTGGAGGGGACCGCGGTCAGGGACTGGGCCATGGTGCCGGAAAGGGATCCTGTCGACAGGAGTGCCGGGGCCGAAGCCCATGTCGGCAGCCTCCAATGGTCCCTGGGTACGGTGGCCCACGAGTTCGGGCACATACTGGGGTTGCCGGATTTCTATGACAGCACCCTGACCAACTTCGGGCTGGGCCATTACGACCTTATGTCATACGGCCTTTACGGGATGGATACCTTTGATCGGACCTATTACGACACGGCCTACTCCACCCCGTCCTGGGACCGTCCGGGCCACCTCTCCGCCTGGTCACGTGCGTATCTCGGATGGGTCCAGCCTATTGCTGTCCACGCCGACACTGCGGTTGCACTCTGGCGTGCTGAAGACCCTGCTCCTGCTCTGACACCACAGGTATTAAAATTATGGAAATCAGGTTCGTGGAGCGGCGTGCCGGAGCCCATGGAGTATTTTCTGGTGGAA is a window of bacterium DNA encoding:
- a CDS encoding dihydrolipoamide succinyltransferase, translating into VAEWLVKPGDEVVEGQPLVTLEDRAGTIYTVVAPRDGIVSTFMAEERDRVYYGDTLGYVLEVAE